A genomic stretch from Engraulis encrasicolus isolate BLACKSEA-1 chromosome 12, IST_EnEncr_1.0, whole genome shotgun sequence includes:
- the LOC134459517 gene encoding putative uncharacterized protein DDB_G0271982: RERENERQRTERERDRERREREERERERERERQRE, translated from the exons agagagagagagaatgaaaggcaaAGA acagagagagagagagatagagagaga agagagagagaggagagagagagagagagagagagagagagacagagagag